In Desulfopila inferna, a single window of DNA contains:
- a CDS encoding polysaccharide biosynthesis protein produces MILSTDIVLLIVAHYLAFAIRFADSLYGPAPFNYLSLTSIFTLPVLLISVKIPVFYAVGLYRGMWRYTSYSDILDILKGTIYAAVLVIVVLLFANRFEGYSRSIFILDSLLTFFLITGHRVAIRYFYKNLEGPRQFFKRRLSVRKRKLLLVGAGSSADKVLREIQGNRALPYIVVGMVDDDPDKAGLKIHGIPVVGLLEDLAQHVDRTSAEEILITDSKISSKAMQRIVTLCQESGTPFKVLPGIDQFIDGKVSIKAIRDISYADLLGREEIRLEQEIIGSYLTDSVILITGAGGSVGSELSRQILRFSPKQIILYDAGEENLYSIEMELQYELGYWNTIAVLGKVQDQRLLECIFEKYKPSVVFHAAAYKHVPLVEKNPWQAIHNNVFAAQLLIETSIVHKVERFVLVSTDKAVRPTNVMGASKRLTELLMLAYGQSNWDGSFCPARARLHEMEIPTAERRENISTHKTIFMAVRFGNVLGSSGSVIPLFRRQIKRGGPVTVTHPDVTRYFMSIEEASQLILQAGAMGSGGEIFILKMGEPIKIAQMARDLIKLAGREPDTEIEIQYTGLRAGEKLFEELITEGEGILPTKHEKIMVLQGNGKTCNELSLPLERLLQKSREHDSHGIKELLQQLIPEYDPDYSTDSLNIQLQNDTLQN; encoded by the coding sequence TTGTGGCGCACTACCTGGCCTTTGCCATCCGTTTTGCCGACAGCCTCTATGGTCCCGCGCCTTTTAATTATCTGTCGCTCACCTCGATTTTTACCCTGCCTGTCCTGCTTATAAGTGTTAAGATTCCTGTATTTTATGCCGTCGGCCTCTACAGGGGGATGTGGCGCTACACCAGTTATTCGGATATACTGGATATTCTCAAGGGGACAATATACGCAGCCGTTCTGGTGATCGTGGTGCTCCTCTTTGCCAATCGCTTCGAAGGCTATTCCCGATCCATTTTCATACTCGACTCGCTGCTGACCTTTTTTCTCATTACCGGACACAGGGTCGCCATCCGATATTTCTATAAAAATCTTGAAGGTCCACGCCAATTCTTTAAACGAAGACTTAGCGTCCGCAAAAGGAAGCTGCTTCTGGTAGGTGCCGGCTCATCCGCTGATAAGGTTCTTCGTGAAATCCAGGGTAATAGAGCTCTACCATATATCGTTGTTGGTATGGTGGATGATGATCCGGACAAGGCGGGTCTGAAGATCCATGGGATTCCGGTTGTCGGCCTGCTGGAAGACCTCGCTCAACACGTAGACCGAACCAGCGCCGAAGAAATCCTCATCACTGACTCCAAAATAAGCAGTAAGGCAATGCAGCGGATAGTCACCCTCTGCCAGGAAAGTGGAACCCCCTTTAAGGTACTCCCGGGAATTGATCAATTTATAGACGGCAAAGTCTCCATTAAGGCTATACGTGATATTTCTTATGCCGATCTTCTCGGCAGGGAAGAGATCAGGCTGGAACAGGAAATAATTGGCAGCTACCTCACCGACAGTGTCATTCTCATCACTGGGGCCGGCGGCTCCGTAGGCTCAGAGTTGAGCCGACAGATTCTTCGTTTCTCCCCAAAACAGATTATTCTCTATGATGCCGGAGAGGAAAATCTCTATTCCATCGAAATGGAACTGCAGTATGAATTGGGATACTGGAATACCATCGCCGTCCTGGGGAAGGTTCAGGACCAGAGGCTGTTAGAATGTATTTTTGAAAAGTATAAACCTTCAGTTGTTTTTCATGCAGCTGCCTATAAGCACGTTCCACTTGTAGAGAAAAATCCCTGGCAGGCCATACACAACAATGTTTTTGCGGCCCAGCTTCTTATTGAGACATCTATTGTCCATAAGGTTGAGCGGTTTGTTCTGGTCTCCACGGACAAAGCGGTTCGACCGACCAATGTTATGGGAGCCTCCAAACGACTGACCGAACTACTGATGCTGGCCTATGGCCAATCAAACTGGGACGGCAGTTTTTGTCCGGCACGTGCACGGCTGCATGAGATGGAAATTCCAACCGCTGAACGTCGGGAAAATATCAGCACCCATAAAACCATATTTATGGCGGTCCGCTTCGGTAATGTTCTTGGTTCTTCAGGCTCTGTAATTCCACTGTTCAGGAGGCAAATAAAAAGGGGAGGGCCCGTGACGGTAACACATCCTGACGTCACCCGGTATTTCATGTCCATTGAAGAAGCTTCCCAGCTTATCCTCCAGGCCGGAGCCATGGGGAGTGGTGGTGAAATTTTCATCCTGAAAATGGGAGAACCCATAAAAATAGCGCAGATGGCCAGAGATCTCATCAAGCTTGCCGGCCGTGAGCCCGATACCGAAATAGAAATACAATACACCGGCTTGCGTGCAGGCGAAAAGCTCTTTGAAGAACTCATCACCGAAGGGGAAGGAATCCTGCCGACCAAACATGAAAAGATCATGGTCCTGCAGGGCAACGGAAAGACCTGTAATGAACTGAGCCTACCTCTCGAGCGGCTCCTTCAAAAATCCAGAGAACACGATAGCCATGGCATCAAAGAACTGCTGCAGCAATTGATCCCGGAGTACGATCCAGACTACTCCACTGATTCACTGAATATTCAGCTTCAAAATGACACCTTGCAAAATTGA